From a single Deinococcota bacterium genomic region:
- a CDS encoding alpha/beta hydrolase: protein MRVLLPVVMLLHGGCWRERVSLDYFGQAAQRLTGAGSAVWNVEYRRLGGGGGWPATLLDVAAATEALRALAPEYGLDLARLLAVGHSAGSQLALWLAGRQRLPQSSPLYRPDPLLLRGVVSLAGIPDLAEAAARGLCQGAPQELLGGGPGERPERYAQASPAALLPLGCPQVFIHGEEDDIVPLDYVQAYVRAAQARGEAARLETLPATGHFEPVVVGTPAWEVVQEEIMKGLEP from the coding sequence GTGCGGGTACTACTGCCCGTCGTCATGCTCCTGCACGGCGGCTGCTGGCGCGAGCGCGTCAGCCTCGACTACTTCGGCCAGGCCGCGCAGAGGCTGACGGGGGCGGGTAGCGCGGTGTGGAACGTCGAGTACCGGCGGCTGGGCGGCGGGGGCGGCTGGCCGGCCACCTTGTTGGACGTGGCGGCTGCAACCGAGGCGCTGAGAGCCTTGGCGCCGGAGTACGGCCTCGACCTGGCGCGGCTGCTCGCCGTCGGCCACTCCGCCGGCAGCCAGCTGGCGCTGTGGCTGGCGGGACGGCAGCGGCTGCCCCAGAGCAGCCCGCTCTACCGGCCCGACCCCCTGCTCCTGCGGGGCGTGGTGTCGCTGGCGGGCATCCCCGACCTGGCCGAGGCGGCCGCGCGCGGGCTCTGTCAGGGCGCGCCGCAGGAGCTTCTCGGCGGCGGGCCCGGCGAGCGGCCGGAGCGTTACGCGCAGGCCTCGCCGGCGGCACTGCTTCCTCTCGGTTGCCCACAGGTCTTCATCCACGGCGAGGAGGACGACATCGTTCCCCTCGACTACGTCCAAGCGTATGTGCGCGCCGCGCAGGCGCGGGGCGAGGCCGCGCGCCTCGAGACGCTCCCCGCCACCGGCCACTTCGAGCCCGTGGTGGTCGGCACACCCGCCTGGGAAGTCGTCCAGGAAGAAATCATGAAGGGGCTCGAGCCCTAA
- a CDS encoding ABC transporter substrate-binding protein, which translates to MRAFRLLVLLFGTLGLLGNALAEPVRIGMVTTLSTGGGYLGDHVRKGFELAVEMRSSPIELELFVEDDAQNPEQAVQLVDRLVEREGVRIMTGVIFSNVAMATVPRLVRRGVVYVSPNAGPSDLAGRGCHPNYFNVAWQNDNLHEAMGQYVGDEGYDNVYILAPNYPAGQDALNGFKRYYSGGLAGEVYTQFGQTDYAAEISALRAAQPDAVFFFYPGGMGINFVRQYAQAGLLGEIPLFGSAFSFDDTLLDAVGEAAVGTFNTSQWSPDLDNPANQAFVAAYRERYGEYPTLYSSQGFDTANLILSALEQVNGNIDDTEALIAALREADFDSVRGAFRFGPNHHPIQNIYLREVYVDENDNVTNRLAGTIFEDHQDAYAADCQMP; encoded by the coding sequence ATGCGCGCTTTTAGACTTCTCGTGCTTCTCTTCGGTACCCTCGGCCTGCTCGGCAACGCTCTGGCAGAACCCGTCAGGATCGGCATGGTGACGACGCTGTCGACCGGCGGCGGCTACCTGGGCGACCACGTCCGCAAAGGCTTCGAGCTCGCGGTCGAGATGCGCAGCAGCCCCATCGAGCTCGAGCTCTTCGTCGAGGACGACGCCCAGAACCCCGAGCAGGCGGTGCAGCTCGTCGACCGGCTGGTCGAGCGCGAGGGCGTCAGGATCATGACCGGGGTGATCTTCTCGAACGTCGCCATGGCGACGGTGCCGCGCCTGGTGCGCCGCGGCGTGGTCTACGTGAGCCCCAACGCCGGGCCCTCCGACCTGGCCGGCCGCGGCTGCCACCCCAACTACTTCAACGTCGCCTGGCAAAACGACAACCTCCACGAGGCGATGGGGCAGTACGTAGGGGACGAGGGCTATGACAACGTCTACATCCTCGCGCCCAACTACCCCGCCGGGCAGGACGCGCTCAACGGCTTCAAGCGCTACTACAGCGGCGGACTCGCCGGCGAGGTCTACACCCAGTTCGGCCAGACCGACTATGCCGCCGAGATCTCCGCGCTGCGCGCCGCCCAACCCGACGCGGTGTTCTTCTTCTACCCCGGCGGCATGGGCATCAACTTCGTCCGCCAGTACGCCCAGGCGGGGCTTCTGGGCGAGATCCCGCTCTTCGGCTCGGCCTTTTCCTTCGACGACACCCTGCTCGACGCGGTCGGCGAGGCCGCGGTGGGGACGTTTAACACCTCGCAGTGGTCGCCCGACCTGGACAACCCCGCCAACCAGGCTTTCGTCGCGGCCTACCGGGAGCGCTACGGCGAGTACCCGACGCTCTACTCGAGCCAGGGCTTCGACACCGCCAACCTGATCCTGAGCGCGCTCGAGCAGGTGAACGGCAACATAGACGACACCGAGGCGCTCATCGCGGCGCTCCGCGAGGCCGACTTCGACTCGGTGCGCGGGGCCTTCCGCTTCGGCCCCAACCACCACCCCATCCAGAACATCTACCTGCGCGAGGTCTACGTGGACGAAAACGACAACGTCACCAACCGCCTGGCCGGCACCATCTTCGAAGACCACCAGGACGCCTACGCCGCCGACTGCCAAATGCCCTGA